The following proteins come from a genomic window of Minwuia thermotolerans:
- a CDS encoding HlyD family secretion protein codes for MSDIHKNLPSGDHDHHAVIEARDHGVVDAPVESPRRRRRFLRFFLLFAVPLAALVVGGYFYAKSGRYVTTENAYVKSTKVAVSADIDGRVAAVHVDQNDRVQAGDVLIELDGRDWEIAFREAEAEINRVRSQIAQLRANFRAEQALLDEERSRIDQLNKQYQRFKNLSERGIAPSQKFEEVEAELVAAERRVATQRERVNQALLAIGGDVDKPVEEHPLFLKAEAARDEALLALERTRLIAPVSGVVAVMDLEVGEYVEEGRPVFAIVDDSEPWIVANLKETQLTHITVGQNVEIELDAYPGVSWHAVVDSIAPSTGAEFSILPPQNASGNWVKVVQRIPVKLRLDPDQDRPALRAGMTASIAIDTGRERKLLTVARAAIARIRD; via the coding sequence GTGTCTGACATTCACAAGAACCTGCCTTCCGGCGATCACGACCATCACGCGGTGATCGAGGCGCGCGACCATGGCGTCGTCGACGCGCCGGTGGAGTCCCCGCGCCGTCGCCGGCGGTTTCTGCGTTTCTTCCTGCTGTTCGCGGTGCCGCTGGCCGCGCTGGTCGTGGGCGGCTATTTCTACGCCAAGTCCGGGCGCTACGTGACCACCGAGAACGCCTATGTGAAGTCGACCAAGGTCGCGGTTTCGGCCGATATCGACGGCCGCGTCGCGGCGGTGCACGTGGATCAGAACGACCGCGTTCAGGCCGGCGACGTACTGATCGAACTCGATGGCCGCGACTGGGAGATCGCCTTCCGGGAGGCCGAGGCGGAGATCAACCGCGTGCGCAGCCAGATCGCGCAGCTCCGGGCCAACTTCCGTGCCGAACAGGCGCTGCTGGACGAGGAGCGTTCGCGTATCGACCAGCTCAACAAGCAATATCAGCGCTTCAAGAACCTTTCCGAGCGCGGCATTGCGCCATCGCAGAAATTCGAGGAAGTCGAGGCCGAGCTGGTCGCCGCCGAACGGCGCGTCGCCACCCAGCGCGAGCGCGTGAACCAGGCACTGCTCGCCATCGGCGGCGATGTCGACAAGCCGGTCGAGGAACACCCGCTGTTCCTCAAGGCCGAGGCGGCGCGCGACGAGGCGCTGCTGGCGCTTGAGCGTACGCGGCTGATTGCGCCGGTCAGTGGCGTCGTCGCCGTCATGGACCTGGAAGTCGGCGAGTATGTCGAGGAAGGCCGGCCGGTCTTCGCCATTGTCGACGACAGCGAACCCTGGATCGTCGCCAATCTGAAGGAAACGCAGCTCACCCACATCACGGTCGGTCAGAATGTCGAGATCGAGCTCGACGCCTATCCGGGCGTGAGCTGGCACGCGGTGGTCGACAGCATCGCGCCGTCGACCGGGGCCGAGTTCTCGATCCTGCCGCCGCAGAACGCCTCGGGCAACTGGGTGAAGGTGGTCCAGCGTATTCCGGTAAAGCTGCGCCTGGATCCGGACCAGGACCGGCCCGCCCTGCGCGCCGGCATGACCGCCTCCATCGCCATCGACACGGGCCGGGAGCGCAAGCTTCTGACCGTCGCCCGCGCCGCGATCGCCCGCATCCGCGACTGA
- a CDS encoding AzlC family ABC transporter permease has product MTDDQQPRLRASMAEGARESLGFAIGALMFGVVFGSAAVAVGMPVEQGLVMSATAFAGAAQFAVLPLWEHPLSFLAIAISAALVSTRNILMGLSLSRDLRRAGWPLRLLAIFTLVDASWALAMRHRGRPDLAAFFCGSSLTLYVAWMAGVAAGGMLPGLLGPATIAALGFGGVIFLGLIIVLLVRDRVGPRLPWLVSAVVAVAISPFAPPSLTLLAAVGAGAASALVLPGRPS; this is encoded by the coding sequence ATGACAGACGACCAGCAGCCGAGGCTGCGCGCCAGCATGGCCGAAGGCGCGCGCGAATCGCTGGGCTTCGCCATCGGCGCCCTGATGTTCGGCGTGGTCTTCGGATCTGCCGCGGTGGCGGTCGGCATGCCCGTGGAGCAAGGCCTGGTCATGAGCGCGACGGCCTTCGCCGGCGCGGCCCAGTTCGCCGTGCTGCCGCTCTGGGAGCATCCGCTGTCCTTCCTCGCGATCGCCATTTCCGCGGCGCTGGTTTCCACGCGCAACATCCTGATGGGGCTCAGCCTTTCCAGGGATCTCAGGCGGGCCGGCTGGCCGCTGCGGCTGCTGGCGATCTTCACCCTGGTCGATGCGAGCTGGGCGCTCGCCATGCGTCATCGCGGACGACCGGATCTCGCCGCCTTCTTCTGCGGCAGTTCGCTGACCCTTTATGTGGCATGGATGGCGGGCGTCGCGGCGGGGGGCATGCTGCCGGGTCTGCTGGGACCGGCAACGATCGCGGCGCTGGGCTTCGGCGGCGTGATCTTTCTCGGCCTGATCATCGTCCTGCTGGTCCGGGACAGGGTGGGGCCGCGGCTGCCATGGCTCGTCTCCGCCGTCGTGGCGGTTGCGATCTCGCCCTTCGCGCCGCCCAGCCTGACCCTTCTGGCCGCCGTCGGCGCCGGCGCGGCATCGGCTCTGGTCCTGCCGGGGCGGCCCTCATGA
- a CDS encoding c-type cytochrome, giving the protein MMTGLRARAIGWAAGAMALAACSSALAQDLVQKGAYLVRAGGCVACHTAKDGAPLAGGHALKTPFGTFYSPNITPDPETGIGEWSDDDFVRALHEGVAPDGARYFPVFPYTSYTKMSREDALAIKAYLFSLEPVSQVRREHDVGFPFSWRFLQRGWRLLNFDEGRFEPDPAREASWNRGAYLVEALAHCSECHTPRNVMGGLDGDMYLAGTPDGPEGQLAPNITPHETGIGDWSRNDLVTLMKTAMLPDFDSVQGTMEEAIEDGLKYLSDEDLAAIADYIMSVRPIENEVRAAR; this is encoded by the coding sequence ATGATGACGGGGCTTCGCGCCCGAGCGATCGGCTGGGCGGCCGGGGCGATGGCCCTGGCCGCCTGCTCGTCCGCGCTGGCGCAGGATCTGGTACAGAAAGGCGCCTATCTGGTCCGGGCCGGCGGCTGCGTCGCCTGCCACACGGCGAAGGACGGGGCGCCGCTGGCCGGCGGGCATGCATTGAAGACTCCGTTCGGCACCTTCTACAGCCCCAACATCACGCCGGATCCGGAGACCGGCATCGGCGAATGGAGCGACGATGATTTCGTCCGCGCTCTTCACGAGGGCGTCGCCCCGGACGGCGCACGCTATTTTCCGGTCTTTCCCTACACCAGCTACACGAAGATGAGCCGGGAGGACGCGCTGGCCATCAAGGCCTATCTGTTCTCCCTCGAGCCGGTTTCGCAGGTCAGGCGCGAACATGACGTGGGCTTTCCCTTCTCCTGGCGGTTCCTGCAGCGCGGCTGGCGGCTGCTGAACTTCGACGAGGGCCGCTTCGAGCCCGATCCGGCGCGGGAGGCCAGCTGGAACCGCGGCGCCTATCTGGTCGAGGCCCTGGCCCATTGCAGCGAGTGCCACACGCCGCGCAACGTCATGGGGGGGCTGGACGGCGACATGTATCTCGCCGGCACGCCGGACGGACCCGAGGGGCAACTGGCGCCCAATATCACGCCGCACGAGACCGGGATCGGCGACTGGAGCCGGAACGACCTGGTGACGCTGATGAAGACCGCGATGCTGCCGGACTTCGACAGTGTCCAGGGCACGATGGAAGAAGCCATCGAGGATGGCCTGAAATACCTCAGCGACGAGGATCTCGCAGCCATCGCCGACTACATCATGTCGGTCAGGCCGATCGAGAACGAGGTCCGCGCGGCCCGCTGA
- a CDS encoding c-type cytochrome has protein sequence MRKVLMIGAAVVFAAGAAWAGAHGSMSDQRVEDMKTIGGAMKAIGDGEGDAVAHAKTVNMLAKGLHAKFPEGSMEYRAKAEIWSDPEGFKKSMDEMVAASENLVDAAMTGDRSKTLAALGATGKTCKSCHETYRGPKPGE, from the coding sequence ATGCGCAAGGTTCTGATGATTGGCGCGGCGGTGGTCTTTGCAGCGGGTGCTGCCTGGGCGGGCGCACACGGATCCATGTCGGATCAGCGGGTCGAGGACATGAAGACGATCGGCGGCGCCATGAAGGCGATCGGCGACGGCGAAGGCGATGCGGTGGCGCACGCCAAGACGGTCAACATGCTGGCCAAGGGGTTGCACGCCAAGTTCCCCGAAGGCTCGATGGAGTACCGCGCCAAGGCCGAAATCTGGAGCGATCCGGAAGGCTTCAAGAAGTCCATGGACGAGATGGTCGCCGCCAGTGAGAACCTGGTCGATGCCGCAATGACCGGCGACCGGAGCAAGACCCTTGCGGCGCTCGGCGCCACGGGCAAGACCTGCAAGAGCTGCCACGAGACCTATCGCGGTCCGAAGCCCGGCGAATGA
- a CDS encoding NAD(P)/FAD-dependent oxidoreductase, translating into MLAAMKRTDIVIVGGGVIGSAIAWWLKAARGCDARITVIEPDPAYAQGATGRSLGSIRQQFSTPENILISRFGIDFIRQAGERLGVDGEDRPNVQFREGHYLFIATEAGAEALAANVRVQRATGAAVAMLTPAELADRLPWISTEGVAAAALGERDEGWLDAYALLRAFRAGAIHAGAEYLNDRADGLMRDGRRLTGVALSDGGELGAGIVINAAGPWAGELAATAGIDLPVRPRRRTVFTVTTPDPPADPVLLIDPSGVYLRPEGAQFLTGSSPLPGQPDPDGGELEPDYSAFDDLIWPSLARRAPCFERLRMTGAWAGFYDFNSFDQNAILGPHPEIANLYFANGFSGHGL; encoded by the coding sequence ATGCTGGCCGCCATGAAGCGGACGGACATCGTGATCGTCGGCGGCGGCGTCATCGGCTCGGCCATCGCCTGGTGGCTCAAGGCGGCGCGCGGCTGCGACGCCCGCATCACTGTCATCGAACCGGACCCAGCTTATGCGCAGGGCGCCACGGGACGATCGCTCGGCTCGATCCGCCAGCAGTTTTCCACGCCCGAGAACATCCTGATCTCGCGCTTCGGGATCGACTTCATCCGGCAGGCCGGCGAGCGGCTGGGCGTCGATGGCGAGGACCGGCCCAACGTGCAGTTCCGCGAGGGGCACTATCTGTTCATCGCCACCGAGGCGGGCGCGGAAGCCCTGGCCGCGAATGTTCGCGTCCAGCGGGCCACGGGCGCCGCGGTCGCAATGCTGACGCCCGCGGAACTGGCGGACCGGCTGCCCTGGATCAGCACCGAAGGCGTCGCAGCGGCGGCGCTGGGGGAGCGCGACGAGGGCTGGCTGGACGCCTACGCCCTGCTGCGGGCGTTCCGCGCCGGCGCGATCCACGCTGGCGCGGAGTACCTGAACGATCGGGCCGACGGTCTGATGCGGGACGGCCGCCGGTTGACGGGCGTGGCGTTGAGCGACGGCGGCGAACTTGGCGCCGGTATCGTGATCAACGCCGCCGGACCCTGGGCGGGCGAACTGGCCGCGACGGCAGGAATCGATCTCCCGGTGCGGCCCCGCCGGCGCACCGTCTTCACCGTGACAACGCCGGATCCGCCCGCCGATCCGGTCCTGCTGATCGATCCGTCGGGGGTCTATCTGAGGCCCGAGGGCGCACAGTTCCTCACCGGCTCCTCGCCCCTGCCCGGCCAGCCGGACCCGGACGGCGGCGAACTGGAACCGGACTACAGCGCGTTCGACGATCTCATCTGGCCGTCGCTCGCCCGCCGCGCGCCCTGCTTCGAGCGGCTGCGCATGACCGGCGCCTGGGCCGGTTTCTACGACTTCAACAGCTTCGACCAGAACGCGATCCTGGGACCGCATCCGGAGATTGCGAACCTCTACTTCGCCAACGGGTTTTCGGGGCACGGCCTGTAG
- a CDS encoding dihydroorotase → MARTFDLIVSGGTLVNHEGEGAADIGITGGVIREIGDLGRADAGERIDAAGLHVLPGVIDSQVHFREPGLEHKEDLQAGMDGAALGGVTAIFEMPNTTPSTTTAEAIRDKLERARGRAAVDHAFYVGAAVENVDDLAELERLPGVCGVKIFMGASTGNLLVPDDMNLLRALRVGRRRVAVHAEDEPRMNARQHFRTHDDPSSHPVWRDAQSALKATRRLIRLARIAGRRVHVLHVTTADEMGFLAANKDIATVEVTPQHLTLKAETAYARLGTRAQMNPPIRSAAHRAGLWWALNQGVVDVIGSDHAPHTLEEKARPYPLSPAGMPGVQTLVPVLLNHVARGRLSLARFVDLTSAGPNRVFGIAGKGRMARGYDGDLTLVDLKRKETIRNADMANRSGWTPFDGMRVTGWPVMTIVRGQVAMRDGELTSRDIGRPVRFQETL, encoded by the coding sequence ATGGCTAGAACATTCGATCTGATCGTTTCGGGCGGCACGCTGGTCAATCACGAAGGTGAGGGCGCGGCCGATATCGGCATTACCGGCGGCGTGATCCGGGAAATCGGCGACCTCGGCAGGGCCGATGCGGGCGAACGCATCGACGCCGCGGGCCTGCACGTGCTGCCCGGGGTGATCGACAGCCAGGTGCATTTCCGCGAACCGGGGCTTGAGCACAAGGAAGACCTGCAGGCCGGGATGGACGGCGCGGCGCTGGGGGGTGTCACGGCGATCTTCGAGATGCCCAACACGACGCCGTCGACGACGACCGCCGAGGCCATCCGCGACAAGCTGGAGCGCGCCAGGGGCCGGGCGGCGGTCGATCACGCCTTCTATGTCGGCGCGGCGGTGGAGAATGTCGACGACCTCGCCGAACTGGAGCGACTGCCCGGCGTCTGCGGCGTGAAGATCTTCATGGGGGCATCGACGGGCAACCTGCTGGTGCCTGACGACATGAACCTGCTGCGCGCGCTCAGGGTGGGGCGCCGGCGCGTCGCCGTGCATGCCGAGGACGAGCCGCGGATGAACGCGCGCCAGCACTTCCGCACCCATGACGACCCGTCGAGCCATCCCGTCTGGCGCGACGCGCAGAGCGCGCTCAAGGCTACGCGGCGCCTGATCCGCCTCGCCCGGATCGCCGGACGGCGGGTGCACGTGCTCCACGTGACGACCGCCGACGAGATGGGTTTCCTGGCGGCCAACAAGGACATCGCCACGGTGGAGGTGACGCCGCAGCACCTGACGCTGAAGGCGGAGACGGCCTATGCCCGCCTCGGCACGCGGGCGCAGATGAACCCGCCGATCCGTTCGGCGGCGCACCGGGCGGGCCTGTGGTGGGCGCTGAACCAGGGTGTCGTGGACGTCATCGGGTCCGATCACGCGCCCCATACGCTGGAGGAGAAGGCGCGCCCCTATCCGCTGAGCCCCGCCGGCATGCCAGGTGTCCAGACCCTCGTTCCCGTTCTGCTGAACCACGTGGCCAGGGGCCGGTTGAGCCTGGCGCGCTTCGTCGACCTGACGAGCGCCGGGCCGAACCGCGTCTTCGGTATCGCCGGCAAGGGGCGCATGGCCCGCGGCTATGACGGCGACCTGACCCTGGTCGATCTCAAGCGAAAGGAAACGATCCGCAACGCCGACATGGCCAACCGCTCCGGCTGGACGCCCTTCGACGGCATGCGCGTGACCGGCTGGCCCGTCATGACGATCGTGCGGGGGCAGGTCGCGATGCGCGATGGCGAATTGACGAGCCGGGATATTGGCCGGCCCGTCCGCTTTCAGGAGACGCTGTAG
- the gcvA gene encoding transcriptional regulator GcvA: protein MPTRWDLPSLTSVKAFEAAARNLNMSRAADELNVTHAAVSQQVRALERWLGVRLFTRQGKGIMLTPEGTRYAEQLSRSFEVMEQASREARRQSTTRPLEVNTTTSFASRWLVPRLGRFQMAAPEVELRISPSRQLVDFDRDPVDVAIRYGGGGWPGVISERFMAGRMVAVCHPDLLPAGTKGLTPAHLANLTLLHDADYSEWEQWVLENGWDIDVRQGLVFGMSTLVVEAALSGQGVALTVESLVRRDVEAGRLTALHDAGREYASGYYLVYREQDAARPNLAAFLAWMRAEAAREAGDDPVR from the coding sequence ATGCCGACCCGATGGGATCTGCCCTCGCTGACCTCGGTCAAGGCCTTCGAGGCGGCGGCGCGCAACCTGAACATGAGCCGCGCCGCCGATGAACTGAACGTGACCCACGCCGCGGTGAGCCAGCAGGTGCGCGCGCTGGAGCGTTGGCTTGGCGTGCGGCTGTTCACGCGCCAGGGCAAGGGGATCATGCTCACGCCGGAAGGGACCCGCTACGCCGAGCAGCTCAGCCGGTCCTTCGAGGTGATGGAGCAGGCCTCCCGCGAGGCCCGGCGCCAGTCCACGACACGGCCGCTGGAGGTGAACACGACCACGTCCTTCGCCTCGCGCTGGCTGGTGCCGCGCCTCGGCCGTTTCCAGATGGCCGCGCCGGAAGTTGAGCTTCGCATCTCGCCCAGCCGGCAGCTTGTCGACTTCGACCGCGACCCCGTCGACGTGGCGATCCGCTATGGCGGGGGCGGCTGGCCGGGCGTCATCTCGGAGCGCTTCATGGCCGGCCGCATGGTCGCGGTCTGCCATCCCGATCTGCTGCCGGCGGGCACGAAGGGCCTCACGCCCGCGCATCTCGCCAATCTCACACTGCTCCACGACGCCGACTACTCCGAGTGGGAGCAATGGGTGCTGGAGAACGGCTGGGACATCGATGTCCGCCAGGGCCTTGTTTTCGGGATGAGCACGCTGGTCGTCGAGGCGGCGCTGAGCGGCCAGGGCGTCGCCCTGACGGTGGAGTCGCTGGTGCGCCGCGATGTCGAGGCGGGGCGGCTGACCGCGCTCCACGATGCGGGGCGGGAATACGCCAGCGGCTATTACCTGGTCTATCGCGAACAGGATGCGGCGCGTCCCAATCTTGCCGCATTTCTGGCGTGGATGCGGGCGGAGGCGGCGCGGGAGGCCGGGGACGATCCGGTCAGATGA
- the purB gene encoding adenylosuccinate lyase → MIPRYSRPEMTAIWSPENKFRIWFEIEAHATDAQAELGIVPKEAAKAVWERGGFEVERIDEIEREVKHDVIAFLTSLAEHVGDEARFVHQGMTSSDVLDTCLAVQLTQAADILLADIDALLAALKQRALEHKMTVKVGRSHGIHAEPTTFGVTLATFYAEFARNRERLVQARRDVGTCAISGAVGTFANIDPRVEEHVAEKLGLTVEPVSTQVIPRDRHAMFFATLGVIASSVERLATEIRHLQRTEVLEAEEYFSPGQKGSSAMPHKRNPVLTENLTGLARYVRAQVIPAMENVALWHERDISHSSVERMIGPDVTVTLDFALMRLANVVGNLVVYPERMKANLERLGGLIHSQRVLLALTQGGVSREDAYRLVQRNAMKVWEADGKADLLALLKADPEVSAAVSAERLEAMFDLEYHLKHVDTIFARVFGES, encoded by the coding sequence ATGATCCCCCGCTATTCGCGTCCCGAGATGACCGCCATCTGGTCGCCGGAGAACAAGTTCCGAATCTGGTTCGAGATCGAGGCCCACGCGACCGACGCTCAGGCCGAGCTCGGTATCGTGCCGAAGGAAGCCGCGAAGGCGGTGTGGGAGCGGGGCGGCTTCGAGGTCGAGCGCATCGACGAGATCGAACGCGAGGTCAAGCACGACGTCATCGCGTTTCTGACGTCGCTCGCCGAGCATGTCGGCGACGAGGCACGGTTCGTCCACCAGGGCATGACATCTTCGGACGTGCTCGACACCTGCCTGGCGGTCCAGCTCACCCAGGCGGCGGACATTCTCCTGGCCGACATCGATGCGCTGCTCGCCGCACTGAAGCAGCGTGCGCTGGAGCACAAGATGACGGTCAAGGTCGGCCGCAGCCACGGCATCCATGCCGAGCCGACCACCTTCGGCGTCACCCTGGCGACCTTCTATGCCGAGTTCGCCCGCAACCGGGAACGGCTGGTCCAGGCGCGCCGGGACGTCGGCACCTGCGCCATTTCCGGCGCCGTGGGCACCTTCGCCAATATCGATCCGCGGGTCGAGGAACACGTGGCGGAGAAGCTGGGGCTGACGGTCGAGCCGGTTTCGACGCAGGTGATCCCGCGCGACCGCCACGCCATGTTCTTCGCCACCCTCGGCGTCATCGCTTCGTCGGTGGAGCGGCTGGCGACCGAGATTCGCCATCTGCAGCGGACCGAGGTGCTGGAGGCCGAGGAATACTTCTCGCCGGGGCAGAAGGGCTCGTCGGCCATGCCGCACAAGCGCAATCCGGTGCTGACCGAGAACCTGACCGGTCTCGCGCGCTATGTCCGCGCCCAGGTCATTCCGGCGATGGAGAACGTGGCGCTCTGGCACGAACGCGATATCTCGCATTCCTCGGTCGAGCGCATGATCGGTCCCGACGTTACCGTTACCCTCGACTTCGCCCTGATGCGCCTGGCCAACGTGGTTGGGAATCTCGTGGTCTATCCGGAGCGGATGAAGGCGAACCTGGAGCGTCTGGGCGGGCTGATCCATTCGCAGCGCGTGCTGCTGGCCCTGACCCAGGGCGGGGTCAGCCGCGAAGACGCCTATCGCCTGGTGCAGCGAAACGCGATGAAAGTCTGGGAAGCCGACGGCAAGGCCGATCTGCTGGCCCTGCTGAAGGCCGACCCGGAAGTCTCGGCGGCCGTGTCGGCGGAAAGGCTGGAGGCCATGTTCGACCTCGAATACCACCTGAAGCACGTCGACACGATCTTCGCGCGGGTCTTCGGCGAAAGCTGA
- a CDS encoding ASKHA domain-containing protein has translation MSETKDALVVFMPSGRRGRFAHGTPLLDAARSLGVYVESVCGGRGLCGRCQVTPTAGRFAKHKITSSPETLSAVGDVEARYTRRRALPADRRLSCQARIGGDLVVDVPTDSAVNKQIVRKRAETRHIDRDPAVRLMYVEVAEPDMANPSGDLDRLQQALAREWMVDGARLDPPLLPHLQKVLRAGGWKVTAAIHDDSAGPVIIGLWPELRQRAFGLAVDIGSTTIAAHLVDLMSGRTVASAGTANPQVRFGEDLMSRVSYVLMNPDGLPALTEAVRGAVSGLIDKVAAEANAGRDDIMDATFVGNPVMHHIFLGLDPTELGGAPFALAVSGPVAVPAREIGVEIHPGARVYVLPCIAGHVGADAAAATLAEAPHRGEAITLLVDVGTNAEIVLGSRDRLLAASSPTGPAFEGAEISCGQRAAPGAIERVRIDPETLEPKIKVIGCDRWSDEPEFAVESPAVGVTGICGSGIVETIAEMFLAGIIDEDGVVDGTMLERSDRVVSDGRTFSYVLWREGSVAVRVTQTDVRAIQLAKAALYAGVRLLMDRLGVENVDRIRLAGAFGSYIDPKYAMVLGLIPDCALDQVAAVGNAAGTGARMALLNRGHRREVEKLVRDVEKIETAMEPKFQAHFVSAMAFPNKTEPFPRLAEAVALPVRSGPAAGDPPRRRGGRRRRTG, from the coding sequence ATGAGCGAGACGAAGGACGCGCTGGTCGTGTTCATGCCCTCGGGCCGGCGGGGCCGGTTCGCGCACGGCACGCCGCTGCTCGACGCCGCGCGGTCCCTTGGCGTCTATGTCGAAAGCGTCTGCGGCGGACGGGGGCTCTGCGGCCGCTGCCAGGTGACGCCGACCGCCGGGCGTTTCGCGAAGCACAAGATCACCTCCAGCCCGGAGACTCTCAGCGCCGTGGGCGACGTCGAGGCGCGCTACACCCGGCGCCGTGCGCTGCCCGCCGACCGCCGGCTCTCCTGTCAGGCCAGGATCGGGGGCGATCTGGTGGTCGACGTGCCGACGGATTCGGCGGTCAACAAGCAGATCGTGCGCAAGCGCGCGGAGACCCGCCATATAGACCGCGACCCGGCGGTGCGGCTGATGTATGTCGAGGTGGCCGAACCCGACATGGCCAATCCCAGCGGCGATCTCGACCGCCTGCAGCAGGCGCTGGCCCGCGAGTGGATGGTCGATGGCGCGCGCCTCGACCCGCCGCTGTTGCCGCATCTGCAGAAGGTATTGCGGGCGGGCGGCTGGAAGGTCACCGCGGCGATCCACGATGACAGCGCCGGACCGGTGATCATCGGGCTCTGGCCGGAACTGCGCCAGCGCGCCTTCGGGCTCGCCGTGGATATCGGCTCCACCACCATCGCCGCACATCTGGTCGACCTGATGAGCGGCCGTACCGTCGCTTCCGCCGGCACCGCCAACCCGCAAGTGCGCTTCGGCGAGGATCTGATGAGCCGCGTGTCCTACGTGCTGATGAACCCGGATGGCCTGCCGGCGCTGACCGAGGCGGTGCGCGGGGCTGTCTCCGGGCTGATCGACAAGGTCGCGGCAGAGGCGAATGCGGGCCGCGACGACATCATGGACGCCACCTTCGTCGGCAATCCGGTGATGCACCACATCTTCCTCGGCCTCGATCCGACCGAACTCGGCGGCGCGCCTTTCGCGCTGGCCGTCTCGGGCCCCGTCGCCGTGCCGGCGCGGGAGATCGGCGTGGAGATCCACCCCGGCGCGCGCGTCTACGTCCTGCCCTGCATCGCCGGCCATGTCGGCGCCGACGCCGCCGCCGCGACCCTGGCCGAGGCGCCGCACCGGGGCGAGGCGATCACCCTGCTGGTCGATGTCGGCACCAACGCCGAGATCGTACTCGGCAGCCGCGACCGGCTGCTGGCGGCCTCTTCGCCCACCGGGCCGGCCTTTGAGGGCGCGGAGATATCGTGCGGCCAGCGTGCGGCGCCAGGCGCCATCGAGCGGGTCCGCATCGACCCGGAGACCCTGGAGCCGAAGATCAAGGTCATCGGCTGCGACCGCTGGTCCGACGAGCCGGAGTTCGCCGTGGAGAGCCCGGCGGTCGGCGTGACCGGCATCTGCGGCTCCGGCATCGTGGAAACCATCGCCGAGATGTTCCTTGCCGGCATCATCGACGAGGACGGCGTGGTCGACGGGACAATGCTCGAACGCTCCGACCGCGTCGTCTCGGACGGCCGCACCTTCAGCTACGTGCTCTGGCGCGAAGGCAGCGTGGCGGTGCGCGTGACCCAGACAGACGTCCGCGCCATCCAACTCGCCAAGGCCGCGCTCTACGCCGGCGTGCGGCTGCTGATGGACCGCCTCGGCGTGGAGAACGTGGACCGCATCCGCCTGGCCGGCGCCTTCGGCAGCTATATCGACCCGAAATACGCCATGGTGCTGGGACTGATCCCGGACTGCGCGCTGGATCAGGTGGCCGCCGTGGGCAACGCCGCCGGTACGGGCGCGCGCATGGCGCTGCTCAACCGCGGCCACCGCCGCGAGGTCGAGAAGCTGGTGCGCGACGTCGAAAAGATCGAGACGGCGATGGAGCCGAAATTCCAGGCGCATTTCGTCAGCGCCATGGCCTTTCCCAACAAGACCGAGCCCTTCCCGCGCCTGGCCGAAGCGGTCGCCCTGCCCGTCCGCTCGGGACCGGCGGCGGGCGATCCGCCCCGGCGCCGCGGCGGCCGGCGCCGGCGCACCGGCTGA
- a CDS encoding AzlD family protein, protein MSTGTEAWLAIGLVALVVFASRASGYFLGSKVREDGRLRRLFDVLPGCAIAAVIAPVIVRAGAVEIVALAAAASLLWFTHNLGLALASGLVVLIAGANLGLVL, encoded by the coding sequence ATGAGCACCGGGACAGAAGCATGGCTGGCGATCGGTCTGGTCGCGCTTGTAGTTTTTGCATCAAGAGCTTCCGGGTACTTTCTCGGATCGAAGGTGAGGGAAGATGGACGCCTCCGGCGGCTTTTCGACGTGTTGCCGGGCTGTGCGATCGCGGCCGTGATCGCGCCGGTCATCGTCCGGGCCGGTGCGGTCGAGATTGTGGCCCTGGCCGCCGCCGCATCGCTGCTCTGGTTCACCCACAATCTGGGCCTGGCGCTGGCGTCCGGACTGGTGGTGCTGATCGCCGGAGCCAATCTCGGGCTGGTTCTCTGA
- a CDS encoding carboxymuconolactone decarboxylase family protein, whose amino-acid sequence MSNPLAPVARPYAPEVADLLSRYPQRDGYVLKLFRSFANSTRFLRKGVANLLDPESPLPMRQREIVILRVTANLRCEYEWGVHVAAFGSHVGFAEAQVRATAGEGGSADCWEDATERLLLDVVDDICREGAPAPARRESFRAAWNAEQQLEILALCGNYHTISFVAKTAELEPEDFAARFPG is encoded by the coding sequence ATGTCCAATCCGCTCGCCCCGGTCGCCCGGCCCTATGCGCCCGAGGTCGCCGATCTGCTGTCCCGCTATCCGCAACGCGACGGCTATGTCCTGAAGCTGTTCCGCAGCTTCGCCAACAGCACCCGTTTCCTCAGGAAGGGCGTGGCGAACCTGCTGGACCCGGAGAGTCCTTTGCCGATGCGGCAGCGCGAGATCGTCATCCTCCGGGTCACCGCCAATCTGCGCTGCGAGTACGAGTGGGGCGTGCATGTCGCGGCCTTCGGCAGTCATGTCGGGTTCGCCGAGGCGCAGGTCCGGGCGACGGCGGGCGAGGGCGGGTCGGCCGATTGCTGGGAAGACGCGACGGAGCGGCTGTTGCTGGATGTGGTTGACGACATCTGCCGCGAAGGCGCGCCGGCGCCGGCGCGTCGCGAGTCCTTCCGCGCCGCCTGGAACGCCGAACAGCAGCTCGAGATCCTGGCGCTCTGCGGCAACTATCACACGATCAGCTTCGTCGCGAAAACGGCGGAGCTGGAACCGGAGGACTTCGCCGCACGCTTCCCCGGCTGA